Proteins co-encoded in one Kribbella solani genomic window:
- a CDS encoding LacI family DNA-binding transcriptional regulator, with protein MPDKATRLTQRDIARLANVSQTTVSLVLNNRSDATARIPAETRDRVLKVIRETGYQADPLARRMLKQRNQILGVFTYESVFPSASGDFYHPFLAGIEDCAERLGLDLLLFTSAPVNEGHRRIFHENNRLRIADGCLLLGRDVPHDELARLIAEDYPFVSVGRRDDAGGPVPYVGADYTTATAAIVRQALSLGHRHVAYAGPGATLHDLTASDHLAESSADRIRGFHQAAGPRALTLTTAPRPAALPDDHSSSGSAGATPPDSWAGELLDTLLDRHITAVFVEERADAIALLAAASARGIDVPADLSVIALGDSTRPVATDVDFSGFHIPRRAMGLRAVELLEAILNGTTTPHQVLLPCELTTGTTLTPPSKGH; from the coding sequence ATGCCGGACAAGGCCACCCGACTGACGCAGCGTGACATCGCGCGGCTGGCGAACGTCAGCCAGACCACCGTTTCGCTGGTGCTGAACAACCGCAGCGACGCGACCGCCCGGATCCCGGCCGAAACCCGGGACCGGGTGCTCAAGGTGATCCGCGAAACCGGGTACCAGGCCGATCCGCTGGCCCGGCGGATGCTGAAACAGCGCAACCAGATCCTTGGCGTGTTCACGTACGAGTCGGTGTTTCCGAGTGCGAGCGGGGATTTCTATCATCCGTTCCTGGCCGGGATCGAGGATTGCGCCGAACGGCTCGGGCTGGATCTGCTGCTGTTCACCAGCGCGCCGGTGAACGAAGGTCACCGGCGGATCTTCCACGAGAACAACCGGTTGCGGATCGCCGACGGGTGCCTGTTGCTCGGGCGCGACGTCCCGCATGACGAGCTGGCTCGGCTGATCGCCGAGGACTACCCATTCGTCTCGGTCGGCCGCCGAGACGACGCCGGCGGCCCCGTGCCGTACGTGGGCGCCGACTACACCACCGCCACCGCGGCAATCGTCCGGCAAGCCCTGTCCCTCGGCCACCGTCACGTCGCCTACGCGGGCCCCGGCGCGACCCTCCACGACCTGACCGCTTCGGATCACCTCGCCGAGTCCTCCGCCGACCGCATCCGCGGCTTCCACCAGGCCGCCGGCCCCCGCGCCCTCACCCTCACCACCGCCCCTCGACCGGCCGCCCTTCCCGATGACCACAGCTCGTCCGGAAGCGCCGGTGCGACCCCACCGGACTCCTGGGCGGGCGAGCTGCTTGACACCCTGCTCGATCGGCACATCACCGCCGTCTTCGTGGAGGAGCGCGCCGACGCGATCGCCCTGCTCGCGGCGGCCTCGGCGCGCGGCATCGACGTACCCGCCGATCTGTCAGTGATCGCCCTGGGCGACTCCACCCGCCCGGTCGCCACCGACGTCGACTTCTCCGGCTTCCACATCCCCCGCCGCGCGATGGGCCTCAGGGCGGTCGAGCTCCTGGAAGCAATCCTCAACGGCACCACCACCCCGCACCAAGTGCTCCTCCCCTGCGAACTGACCACCGGCACCACCCTCACCCCGCCCAGCAAAGGCCACTAA
- a CDS encoding carbohydrate ABC transporter permease — protein MSALSELGSLRGRKASGRKKDNLAGYLFLAPWLLGLFLITIGPMLASLYLSFTDYNLIQAPKWIGLDNFVRMLSDQRLHNSLKVTFTYVFVSVPLQLALALLLAVVLDRGVRGMALYRSIFYLPSLLGSSVAIAILWRQVFGTEGLMNQVLGLAGIEGKGWISDPSTALGTLVVLNVWTFGSPMVIFLAGLRQIPSMYYEAAAVDGAGTLRRFVSITLPLLTPIVFFNLVLQLIHAFQSFTQAFVVSGGSGGPSDSTMFFTLYLYDRGFGNFDMGYASAMAWFLLVIIGVFTAANFFASKYWVFYDD, from the coding sequence ATGAGTGCGCTCAGCGAACTGGGCAGCCTCCGGGGCAGGAAGGCATCAGGCCGGAAGAAGGACAACCTGGCCGGGTACCTGTTCCTGGCGCCGTGGTTGCTCGGGCTGTTCCTGATCACGATCGGCCCGATGCTGGCCTCGCTGTACCTGTCCTTCACGGACTACAACCTGATCCAGGCGCCGAAGTGGATCGGCCTGGACAACTTCGTCCGGATGCTGTCCGACCAGCGGCTGCACAACTCGCTCAAGGTCACGTTCACGTACGTGTTCGTCTCGGTCCCGCTGCAACTCGCGCTGGCGCTGCTGCTGGCCGTGGTGCTCGACCGGGGGGTTCGGGGGATGGCGCTTTATCGATCCATCTTCTACCTGCCGTCGCTGCTCGGCTCGAGTGTCGCGATCGCGATCCTGTGGCGGCAGGTGTTCGGCACCGAGGGCCTGATGAACCAGGTGCTCGGCCTGGCCGGCATCGAAGGCAAAGGCTGGATCTCCGACCCGAGTACGGCGCTGGGCACGCTGGTCGTACTGAACGTGTGGACGTTCGGTTCGCCGATGGTGATCTTCCTGGCCGGCCTCCGGCAGATCCCGTCGATGTACTACGAGGCAGCCGCCGTCGACGGGGCCGGCACCCTGCGCCGGTTCGTCAGCATCACGCTGCCGCTGCTGACGCCGATCGTGTTCTTCAACCTGGTGCTGCAGCTCATCCACGCGTTCCAGTCGTTCACCCAGGCGTTCGTCGTCTCCGGGGGCAGCGGCGGGCCGTCGGACTCGACGATGTTCTTCACGCTCTACCTCTACGACCGGGGCTTCGGGAATTTCGACATGGGGTACGCGTCCGCGATGGCGTGGTTCCTGCTCGTGATCATCGGGGTCTTCACCGCCGCGAACTTCTTCGCCTCGAAGTACTGGGTGTTCTATGACGACTGA